In Ipomoea triloba cultivar NCNSP0323 chromosome 15, ASM357664v1, one genomic interval encodes:
- the LOC116006004 gene encoding uncharacterized protein LOC116006004, which produces MVSPLVGMGKGKDDLELGPPWLKPMLKANYFGSCAVHGDANKSECNLYCLDCMGDALCSYCLVSHRDHRVVQIRRSSYHNVVRVNEIQRYIDISCIQTYVINSAKILFLNERPQPRPGKGVTNTCQICSRSLVDTFRFCSIGCKLNGMKRGDQELTFTLRTKQMNRDAFPGSELSDESLTPKKNRRDYNIFNQIRALPYKPGDEVFTNISPGTPPIFNHHNSRRRKGIPHRAPF; this is translated from the exons ATG GTGAGTCCATTGGTGGGGATGGGGAAGGGGAAGGATGATCTTGAATTGGGGCCGCCATGGTTGAAACCAATGTTGAAGGCGAATTACTTCGGGAGCTGTGCGGTTCACGGGGATGCTAATAAGAGCGAGTGTAACCTCTATTGCTTGGATTGCATGGGAGATGCTCTCTGCTCTTACTGTTTGGTTTCACACAGAGACCACCGGGTTGTTCAG ATACGGCGGTCCTCGTACCACAATGTGGTGAGGGTGAATGAGATCCAAAGGTACATAGACATTTCTTGTATTCAGACTTATGTTATCAACAGTGCCAAGATATTGTTCCTGAACGAAAGGCCCCAACCTCGTCCCGGCAAAGGAGTCACCAATACTTGCCAAATCTGCAGCCGTAGCCTCGTTGATACTTTCCGTTTCTGTTCCATTGGTTGTAAG CTTAATGGAATGAAACGGGGTGACCAGGAGCTGACATTCACTCTGAGGACGAAACAGATGAACCGCGATGCATTTCCAGGCTCAGAGTTATCTGATGAATCGTTGACACCAAAGAAGAACCGCAGAGATTACAATATATTCAATCAAATTCGAGCACTCCCCTACAAGCCAGGAGATGAGGTCTTCACTAACATCTCCCCGGGTACTCCGCCCATCTTCAACCACCACAATTCCAGGAGGAGAAAAGGCATTCCCCACAGGGCTCCTTTCTGA
- the LOC116005997 gene encoding squamosa promoter-binding-like protein 14: MEDLSGRVASPIMIHHQSLAGGLCDPRSVAKKRGLSFQPSTQKRDSWNPRAWEWDSARFVAKPVVESDARPELRRRSQEQLKEQNFNNNNKPICVVEDDETLTLNLGGCVLNSAEEALSRPSKRVRSGSPNTSNYPMCQVDNCKENLTNAKDYHRRHKVCEVHSKASKALVGKQMQRFCQQCSRFHSLSEFDEGKRSCRRRLAGHNKRRRKTQPEETTSRPMLPTSNDAPGNRDLDIVNLLAVIASAQGNNEKRSTNLSSLPDKDQLMQALSKINSLPLPANVVDKLPISGSLNGTNANQLPSSCKARENTASPSTRDLLTALSAASAGAASDAVDVQSQRSSQGSDSERSKSACVGHDTRINFQNRPPLELSSVGGEKSSTSYQSHEDLDSNIQETHHNLPLRLFTSPAEDVSTHTPPVGRKYFSSESSNPSAGRSPSSSPPVVQKLFPVQDSRGSTNPDRIFASREENRNVKETKTNGCITSFQLFGGLITGADSYSIQSSPYQTGYTSSSGSDHSPSSLNSDAQDRTGRIMFKLFDKDPSHLPGSLRTQIYHWLSNIPSEMESHIRPGCIVLSLYLSMPSPLWEQLEENLFQYVKALIKDVDPQFWASGRFIVRTDKRLASHNDGNIHVYKSRRAWRSPKLMCVSPLAVVGGQEISLTLRGTNLNFPGTKIYCTDAGGYRISWAKTSTWQDTACEEIILGNFMIHGMAPSVLGRFFIEVENGIRGTSFPIIVADNAVCEELRCLESDISEAENVRGAALGHGNPGFEMSRSKEVVHFLNELGWLFQRKCSSSFESRDFKIIRFKFLLIFSVEHDFCALVKTLLDILLEINLAMKGLENESLEMLLELQLLSRAVKRKCKDMVDLLINFSVSVPGHNLKYIFLPNLPGPGGITPLHLAACTANSDDVVDSLTSDPQEIGLRCWNSLLDENGLSPNAYALMRNNHSYNNLVSQKLANMEKGHVSVSIGGEIDQLEMGEDHNKQAFQVDQAPKSCSKCAAAAMRHSRRVPGSQGLLYRPYIHSMLAIAAVCACVCVFFRGAPDIGSVAPFKWENLDFGPL, encoded by the exons ATGGAGGATTTGAGTGGAAGAGTAGCTTCCCCCATCATGATTCACCACCAATCACTTGCCGGTGGGTTGTGTGACCCTCGTTCTGTTGCGAAAAAACGCGGTCTTTCGTTTCAGCCTTCTACGCAGAAGCGGGATTCATGGAATCCTAGAGCTTGGGAATGGGATAGCGCCAGGTTCGTGGCCAAACCGGTAGTAGAATCTGATGCGCGGCCGGAATTGCGGAGGAGAAGCCAGGAACAGCTGAAAGAACAAAactttaacaacaacaacaagcctATCTGTGTCGTGGAAGATGATGAGACTCTTACGCTGAATCTTGGCGGTTGCGTGTTGAATTCGGCTGAAGAGGCGCTGTCCCGTCCCAGTAAACGAGTCCGATCTGGATCTCCTAACACCTCTAACTATCCCATGTGCCAAGTCGATAACTGTAAAGAAAATCTGACCAATGCTAAGGACTACCACCGACGCCATAAGGTCTGTGAGGTGCACAGTAAAGCAAGCAAAGCTTTGGTCGGGAAGCAGATGCAACGGTTTTGCCAGCAGTGTAGCAG GTTCCACTCACTTTCGGAATTCGATGAGGGTAAGAGAAGCTGTAGGCGAAGACTTGCTGGGCATAACAAGAGGAGGAGAAAAACTCAGCCTGAGGAGACAACATCGCGGCCAATGCTTCCAACGAGCAATGATGCTCCTGGGAATCGAGACTTGGACATTGTCAATTTGCTAGCAGTTATAGCCTCTGCGCAAG GTAACAATGAGAAAAGGAGCACTAATCTCTCGTCTCTACCTGATAAAGACCAGCTAATGCAAGctcttagtaaaattaattcattaccCTTGCCAGCTAATGTAGTTGACAAATTGCCCATTAGTGGGAGCTTAAATGGTACCAATGCCAATCAATTGCCCTCATcgtgcaaagctagggagaatACCGCGTCTCCTTCAACTCGGGACCTGCTTACTGCACTTTCAGCAGCTTCGGCTGGTGCTGCTTCTGATGCAGTTGATGTTCAGTCCCAAAGAAGCAGCCAAGGCAGTGACTCCGAGAGAAGTAAATCAGCGTGTGTTGGACATGATACACGGATCAATTTCCAAAATCGGCCACCTTTAGAGCTTTCATCGGTCGGGGGAGAGAAAAGTAGCACAAGTTACCAATCACATGAGGATCTAGACTCAAACATTCAAGAGACTCATCATAATTTACCACTACGGCTTTTTACTTCCCCTGCCGAAGATGTTTCCACACACACACCTCCAGTTGGCAGGAAGTATTTCTCTTCTGAGAGCAGTAATCCTTCAGCAGGGAGGTCGCCTTCATCTTCTCCGCCAGTTGTGCAGAAACTATTTCCTGTGCAGGACTCTAGAGGATCAACGAACCCTGATAGGATATTTGCCAGCAGGGAGGAGAATAGGAATGTTAAGGAAACTAAAACCAATGGTTGCATAACGTCTTTTCAGCTTTTTGGAGGCTTAATAACTGGGGCCGACAGTTACTCGATTCAAAGTTCTCCTTATCAGACAGGCTACACATCTTCCTCTGGATCTGATCATTCACCTTCTAGTTTGAACTCTGATGCTCAG GATCGAACTGGACGCATAATGTTTAAACTATTTGACAAAGATCCCAGCCACTTGCCCGGGTCACTGCGAACGCAG ATCTACCACTGGCTCTCAAATATTCCTTCAGAAATGGAGAGTCACATTAGGCCTGGTTGCATAGTTCTATCACTTTATTTGTCCATGCCATCTCCTCTGTGGGAGCAA CTAGAAGAAAATCTCTTTCAATATGTTAAGGCATTGATTAAAGATGTTGATCCTCAATTTTGGGCAAGTGGAAGATTTATAGTTAGAACTGACAAGAGATTGGCTTCACATAATGATG GTAATATACATGTATACAAATCCAGGAGAGCGTGGAGATCCCCGAAATTGATGTGTGTCTCCCCTTTGGCAGTTGTTGGTGGGCAGGAGATATCTCTCACGCTCAGGGGGACAAATTTGAATTTCCCCGGCACAAA GATTTATTGCACAGATGCAGGTGGCTACAGAATAAGCTGGGCCAAAACATCAACTTGGCAGGATACTGCCTGTGAGGAAATAATCCTTGGAAATTTTATGATCCATGGCATGGCTCCTAGTGTACTGGGGCGCTTTTTCATTGAG GTTGAAAATGGTATCAGAGGCACCAGTTTTCCTATTATTGTAGCTGATAATGCGGTGTGTGAAGAATTGAGGTGCCTTGAATCTGATATAAGTGAAGCTGAGAATGTTCGTGGTGCAGCTTTAGGACATGGAAACCCTGGTTTTGAAATGTCCAGGTCAAAGGAAGTTGTCCATTTCTTAAATGAGCTTGGGTGGTTATTTCAAAGAAAGTGCAGCTCCTCATTTGAGAGTCGAGATTTTAAGATTATCCGCTTCAAATTTCTGCTAATATTCTCTGTTGAGCATGATTTTTGTGCACTGGTCAAAACTCTTCTAGACATTCTGCTGGAGATTAACTTGGCTATGAAAGGTCTAGAAAATGAGTCTTTGGAGATGCTATTAGAACTCCAACTTCTGAGCAGAGCTGTTAAAAGGAAATGCAAGGACATGGTTGATTTGCTTATTAATTTCTCGGTATCTGTACCTGGTCATAACTTAAAGTATATTTTCCTACCAAATCTCCCCGGGCCTGGTGGTATTACACCTTTGCATCTGGCAGCTTGTACAGCAAATTCAGATGACGTGGTTGATTCTTTGACAAGCGATCCACAGGAG ATTGGTTTGCGTTGCTGGAATTCCCTTCTTGATGAAAATGGACTCTCTCCTAATGCTTATGCTTTAATGAGGAATAACCACTCCTATAACAATCTTGTGTCTCAGAAGCTTGCCAACATGGAAAAAGGCCATGTATCTGTATCAATTGGGGGTGAAATAGATCAGCTAGAAATGGGCGAGGACCATAATAAACAGGCTTTCCAGGTTGACCAGGCCCCCAAATCGTGTTCCAAGTGTGCAGCTGCTGCAATGAGACATAGCCGGAGGGTTCCTGGTTCACAAGGATTACTTTATCGCCCATACATTCATTCGATGCTCGCTATTGCCGCTGTGTGCGCTTGTGTCTGTGTCTTCTTCCGAGGTGCCCCGGATATTGGGTCAGTCGCCCCCTTCAAGTGGGAGAACTTGGATTTCGGCCCACTGTAA